The genomic region CCCGGTGCATTCGAGTTGCCGCTGGCCATCGAGGCGGTGGCCAGGCGCGGCGCGGTGGATGCGGTGATTGCCCTGGGAACGGTGATCCGGGGGGCGACGCCTCATTTCGATTACGTCGCCGGCGAATGCGTCAAGGGAACGGCGCAGGTCTCCCTTCAACATCGAATTCCGGTGGCCTTCGGCGTTCTCACCACCGATACCATCGAGCAGGCCGTCGAGCGGGCCGGTACCAAAGCCGGGAACAAGGGGTTCGAGGCGGCGATGACGGCGATCGAAATGGTGGATCTCATACGGAGATTGGATAACGCGTGATGGAAAAATCTTCTCCAGAGAAAAGAACCAAAGCGACCCGGAGCGGGGCGCGCCGCTGCGCCTTGCAAGCTTTGTATCAATGGCAGGTGACCGGATTTTCGCCCGCCCAGATCGAGCGTCAGTTCCTGGAGGAAATGGCCGATGGCGGGGCGCGGCTCCCGTATTTTGCCGAGATTCTCCACGGCGTGACCGACCATTGCGAAGCGATCGACGCAGCGCTCGGTCGATTTACCGACCGCCCGGTGGCGGAAATCGATCCCATCGAACGCGCGATTCTCAGGGTGGGGGCGTACGAATTACTGTACCGTCGGGAAGTGCCCTATCGGGCGGTCCTGAACGAGGCGATCAATTTGGGCAAGGCCTTCGGAGGCACCCACAAAAGCTATAAATACG from Methylohalobius crimeensis 10Ki harbors:
- the ribH gene encoding 6,7-dimethyl-8-ribityllumazine synthase — encoded protein: MRDIQTFEGNLNAAGMRFCLVVSRFNGFIVEQLRQGAIDALLRHGAELSALQEVKVPGAFELPLAIEAVARRGAVDAVIALGTVIRGATPHFDYVAGECVKGTAQVSLQHRIPVAFGVLTTDTIEQAVERAGTKAGNKGFEAAMTAIEMVDLIRRLDNA
- the nusB gene encoding transcription antitermination factor NusB produces the protein MEKSSPEKRTKATRSGARRCALQALYQWQVTGFSPAQIERQFLEEMADGGARLPYFAEILHGVTDHCEAIDAALGRFTDRPVAEIDPIERAILRVGAYELLYRREVPYRAVLNEAINLGKAFGGTHKSYKYVNGVLDKLAHEVRAEEVAAARRQKLA